In the Gopherus flavomarginatus isolate rGopFla2 chromosome 6, rGopFla2.mat.asm, whole genome shotgun sequence genome, one interval contains:
- the HESX1 gene encoding homeobox expressed in ES cells 1, which translates to MASTSLCASDTAVSQNLQKVSSFVETKTTHCSFSIESILGLEQKKDGIPAAKPHRPWMDTCNNLGEDTSQCLQTPVISCKGPLFNSYPMLEERVLKCEKYFSASERLSYKRELSWYRGRRPRTAFTRNQIEVLENIFRVNCYPGIDVREELAHKLDLDEDRIQIWFQNRRAKLKRSHRESQFIMVKNTLTSNLLE; encoded by the exons ATGGCAAGTACATCATTATGTGCTTCTGATACAGCAGTGTCTCAAAATCTTCAGAAAGTATCCAGTTTTGTGGAAACTAAAACCACACATTGCTCGTTTTCCATTGAAAGCATTTTGGGATTAGAACAGAAAAAAGATGGCATTCCAGCTGCGAAACCTCACAGACCATGGATGGATACATGCAACAATTTAG gAGAAGACACTAGTCAGTGTCTGCAGACCCCTGTCATTTCCTGTAAAGGGCCATTATTTAACAGTTACCCGATGCTGGAGGAAAGAgttttgaaatgtgaaaaatatttttcagcctCTGAAAGGCTATCTTACAAAAGGGAACTCAGCTGGTACAGGGGTAGGAGACCAAGAACTGCTTTCACTAGAAACCAG ATTGAAGTGCTGGAAAATATTTTTAGAGTGAACTGCTATCCTGGCATTGATGTTAGAGAAGAACTAGCTCACAAACTAGATTTAGATGAAGACAGGATCCAG aTCTGGTTCCAGAATCGCCGTGCAAAGCTGAAAAGATCCCACAGAGAATCTCAGTTTATAATGGTGAAAAACACTTTAACCTCCAACTTGCTGGAATAG
- the LOC127053799 gene encoding uncharacterized protein LOC127053799, with protein MASGRYPTVHQWPLWTGKGTLLHWPGTQEKPRELLNCISCLASVKLSAAQVTMQSPENRKRAPAWNTQELLDLIAVWGEDSVLSELRSSRRNEKTFEKISNAMRQRGHSRDSVQCRVKVKELRQAYQKTKAANGRSRSGPKTCRFYAELHAILGGCATTSPPLSVDSEVGVVISAIADDSADGEDMEEEEEDEMAETTQHSILPNSQELFLTQTELPSQPSQATSPDNEAMEATSAAHFSSFPTPVRRIGHHENGYLALADHNIDP; from the exons atggcctccgggaggtatcccacagtgcaccagtggccgctctggacaggtaaaggaactctactgcactggccaggtacacaggaaaagccccgggaacttttgaattgcatttcctgtttggccagcgtgaagctctcagcagcacaggtaacaatgcagtctcctgagaataggaaaagagctccagcgtggaacacacaggagttattggatctgatcgctgtatggggagaagattctgtgctatcagaactgcgttccagtagacgaaatgagaaaacttttgaaaaaatttctaatgccatgaggcagagaggccatagcagggactcggtgcagtgcagagttaaagtgaaggagctcagacaagcgtaccagaaaaccaaagcagcaaatggcagatccagatctgggccaaaaacatgccgcttctacgcggagctgcatgcaattttaggtggctgcgccacgacaagcccccccttgtctgtggattcagaggtgggggtagtaatctcagccattgctgatgattctgcggaCGGCGAAGatatggaggaggaagaggaggacgagatggcagagaccacacagcactccattctccccaacagccaggagctttttctcacccagacagaattaccctcccagccctcccaagccactagcccagacaatgaagccatggaagcgacctctg ctgcacatttttcaagcttcCCTACTCCAGTCCGAcggatag GCCACCATGAGAACGGGTACCTTGCTTTAGCGGACCATAACATAGATCCTTGA